One Nonomuraea angiospora DNA segment encodes these proteins:
- a CDS encoding aldehyde dehydrogenase family protein, protein MSDRRVTVRKTYKLFIGGAFPRSESGRSYPVTRTEHAARASRKDARDAVVAARKAFPGWSGATAYNRGQILYRVAEMLEGRRAQFADELGGPRKQALEQVDATVDRLVWYAGWSDKIAAVRGTANPVAGPYLNLSSPEPVGVVAVIAPAEPLLGLVTAVAPVIVTGNTCVVVAAERAPLPAITFAEVLATSDLPGGVVNLLTGHQAELAPGLAAHMDVNGLDLTGVAAPELKQACEQAAAENFKRVLTAAEDQGTRRMTAFMETKTVWHPAGI, encoded by the coding sequence ATGTCTGATCGACGCGTGACCGTGCGCAAAACGTACAAGCTCTTCATCGGTGGAGCGTTCCCGCGCTCGGAGAGCGGGAGGTCCTACCCCGTGACCAGAACGGAGCACGCCGCCAGGGCCTCGCGCAAGGACGCCCGTGACGCCGTGGTGGCCGCGCGCAAGGCGTTCCCCGGCTGGTCGGGCGCCACCGCCTACAACCGGGGCCAGATCCTCTACCGGGTCGCCGAGATGCTGGAGGGCCGCCGCGCCCAGTTCGCCGACGAGCTCGGCGGCCCGCGCAAGCAGGCGCTGGAGCAGGTGGACGCCACCGTCGACCGGCTCGTCTGGTACGCGGGCTGGTCCGACAAGATCGCCGCCGTGCGCGGGACGGCCAACCCGGTCGCGGGTCCGTACCTCAACCTGTCCTCGCCGGAACCGGTCGGGGTGGTCGCGGTCATCGCGCCCGCCGAGCCCTTGCTCGGCCTCGTCACCGCCGTCGCACCCGTGATCGTCACCGGCAACACCTGCGTCGTGGTCGCCGCGGAGCGGGCGCCGCTGCCCGCGATCACGTTCGCCGAAGTGCTGGCCACCTCCGACCTGCCGGGCGGGGTGGTGAACCTCCTCACCGGGCACCAGGCCGAGCTGGCCCCGGGGCTGGCGGCGCACATGGACGTCAACGGGCTCGACCTCACCGGCGTGGCGGCCCCCGAGCTGAAGCAGGCCTGCGAGCAGGCCGCGGCCGAGAACTTCAAACGCGTGCTCACCGCGGCGGAGGACCAAGGGACGAGACGCATGACCGCGTTCATGGAGACCAAGACGGTCTGGCACCCCGCCGGGATCTGA
- a CDS encoding aldehyde dehydrogenase family protein, which produces MAIFEYAPAPESRDLVDIKASYGLFIDGEFVDGAGAPFKTVNPATEETLAEVATASADDVDRAVRAARKAFGGWSALPGAERAKYLFRIARIIQERARELAVLESLDNGKPIRESRDVDVPLVAAHFFYYAGWADKLEYAGFGTKPLGVAGQVIPWNFPLLMLAWKIAPALACGNTVVLKPAETTPLSALWFADICRQAELPPGVVNIVTGAGETGAAVVGHPEVDKVAFTGSTEVGRIIARAVAGTGKKLTLELGGKAANIVFEDAAIDQAVEGIVNGIFFNQGHVCCAGSRLLVQESVQEELLASLKRRLATLRVGDPLDKNTDVGAINSAEQLAKIRELSAVGESEGAERWSPACELPERGFWFPPTIFTGVAQSHTIARDEIFGPVLSVLTFRTPAEAVEKANNTPYGLSAGIWTEKGSRILWMADKLRAGVVWANTFNKFDPASPFGGYKESGYGREGGLHGLEAYLDV; this is translated from the coding sequence ATGGCGATCTTCGAGTACGCCCCCGCGCCCGAGTCGCGTGACCTGGTCGACATCAAGGCGTCGTACGGGCTGTTCATCGACGGCGAGTTCGTGGACGGGGCGGGCGCCCCGTTCAAGACGGTCAACCCGGCCACCGAGGAGACGCTGGCCGAGGTCGCCACCGCTTCGGCCGACGACGTGGACCGGGCGGTGCGAGCCGCCCGTAAGGCGTTCGGCGGCTGGTCGGCGCTGCCGGGCGCGGAGCGGGCCAAGTACCTGTTCCGGATCGCGCGGATCATCCAGGAGCGGGCGCGTGAGCTGGCGGTGCTGGAGTCGCTCGACAACGGCAAGCCGATCCGCGAGTCGCGCGATGTGGATGTGCCGCTGGTGGCGGCGCACTTCTTCTACTACGCGGGCTGGGCCGACAAGCTGGAGTACGCCGGGTTCGGCACGAAGCCGCTGGGCGTGGCCGGGCAGGTGATCCCGTGGAACTTCCCGCTGCTGATGCTGGCCTGGAAGATCGCGCCGGCGCTGGCGTGCGGGAACACGGTGGTGCTCAAGCCGGCCGAGACGACGCCGCTGAGCGCGTTGTGGTTCGCCGACATCTGCCGGCAGGCCGAGCTGCCGCCGGGGGTGGTGAACATCGTGACCGGCGCGGGCGAGACCGGCGCGGCCGTGGTGGGCCACCCGGAGGTGGACAAGGTGGCCTTCACCGGCTCGACCGAGGTCGGCCGGATCATCGCCCGCGCGGTGGCGGGCACCGGCAAGAAGCTGACCTTGGAGCTGGGCGGCAAGGCGGCCAACATCGTGTTCGAGGACGCCGCGATCGACCAGGCGGTGGAGGGGATCGTGAATGGGATCTTCTTCAACCAGGGTCACGTGTGTTGCGCCGGGTCGCGGCTGCTGGTTCAGGAGTCGGTCCAGGAGGAGCTGCTGGCGTCGTTGAAGCGGCGGCTGGCCACGCTGCGGGTGGGTGACCCGCTGGACAAGAACACCGACGTGGGCGCGATTAACTCGGCCGAGCAGCTGGCCAAGATCCGCGAGCTGTCGGCGGTCGGGGAGTCGGAGGGCGCCGAGCGCTGGTCGCCGGCGTGTGAGCTGCCCGAGCGGGGGTTCTGGTTCCCGCCCACGATCTTCACCGGGGTCGCGCAGTCGCACACCATCGCCCGGGACGAGATCTTCGGGCCGGTGCTGTCCGTGCTGACGTTCCGCACCCCCGCCGAGGCGGTGGAGAAGGCCAACAACACCCCGTACGGGCTCTCGGCCGGCATCTGGACCGAGAAGGGCTCACGCATCCTGTGGATGGCCGACAAGCTGCGGGCCGGGGTCGTCTGGGCCAACACGTTCAACAAGTTCGACCCGGCCTCGCCGTTCGGCGGTTACAAGGAGTCCGGATACGGCCGCGAGGGCGGCTTGCACGGATTGGAGGCCTACCTCGATGTCTGA
- the deoC gene encoding deoxyribose-phosphate aldolase: MSVATTSLADVASSEAALRAFLHGLPGVDRVGADQRAAMLGTRSIKTTAKAQAIDLAISMVDLTTLEGADTAGKVRAMCTKAVHPGGGAPRVAAVCVYPDLVEVAVQALAGTGVKVASVATAFPSGRSSLEVKVSDTALAVAAGADEIDMVIDRGAFLSGRYLKVFEEIVAVKAACGPAHLKVILETGELATYDNVRRASWLAMLAGADFIKTSTGKVAPAATLPVTLIMLEAVRDFRDATGRQVGVKPAGGIRTTKDAIKNLVLVHETAGDDWLSPDWFRLGASSLLNDLLMQRQKLATGRYAGPDYFTLD; encoded by the coding sequence ATGAGCGTAGCGACCACTTCGCTCGCGGACGTGGCCTCTTCCGAGGCGGCGTTGCGAGCTTTCCTGCACGGCCTGCCCGGGGTTGACCGGGTCGGCGCGGACCAGCGGGCGGCGATGCTCGGCACCCGTTCGATCAAGACCACCGCCAAGGCGCAGGCCATCGACCTGGCCATCTCCATGGTCGACCTGACCACCCTCGAAGGAGCCGACACGGCCGGCAAGGTGCGGGCGATGTGCACCAAGGCCGTCCACCCCGGCGGTGGCGCACCCCGGGTGGCCGCCGTGTGCGTCTACCCCGACCTGGTCGAGGTCGCCGTCCAGGCGCTGGCCGGGACCGGCGTCAAGGTCGCCTCGGTCGCCACCGCCTTCCCCAGCGGCCGTTCCTCGCTGGAGGTCAAGGTGAGCGACACCGCGCTGGCGGTGGCGGCGGGCGCCGACGAGATCGACATGGTGATCGACCGGGGCGCGTTCCTGTCCGGCCGGTACCTGAAGGTGTTCGAGGAGATCGTGGCGGTCAAGGCCGCGTGCGGCCCGGCGCATCTCAAGGTGATCCTGGAGACCGGCGAGCTGGCCACCTACGACAACGTGCGACGCGCGTCCTGGCTGGCGATGCTGGCCGGCGCCGACTTCATCAAGACCTCCACGGGCAAGGTGGCCCCGGCCGCGACCCTGCCGGTGACACTGATCATGCTGGAGGCGGTGCGTGACTTCCGTGACGCGACCGGCCGGCAGGTGGGCGTGAAGCCCGCGGGCGGCATCCGCACCACCAAGGACGCCATCAAGAACCTGGTGCTGGTACACGAGACGGCCGGCGATGACTGGCTGTCGCCGGACTGGTTCCGGCTGGGCGCCTCCTCGCTGCTGAACGATCTGCTGATGCAGCGCCAGAAGCTGGCCACCGGCCGGTATGCCGGCCCCGACTACTTCACCCTGGACTGA
- a CDS encoding LacI family DNA-binding transcriptional regulator gives MVTIHDVAARAGVSPATVSRFLRGQRVRSYEAIQAAIDELGYWPSAAAQSLKSGRTNTIGVVVPDITNPYFAAVVKGMESVTRTEPYRILLANSDESSEQEDDVLADLVRRVDGIILAPATEQDQTPLHVRDADVPLVFVDRDLAGGERFDAVLVDNEGGGKQAAEHLLALGHTKVAAISGTLDTTPGRLRREGFVGTLAQAGVEVPPEYDLVGDFKEHSGYQLTLSLLSLPEPPTAIFAANNLMTLGVLKALHDMRIDIPGQISLIGFDDLDTGPLLKPPLTVIDRPMVEQGVLAMRLLLRRLDPDETGGNASRVVLDTKLIERASTAPPGGWPAPSRTRKTRSR, from the coding sequence TTGGTCACCATCCATGACGTAGCAGCTCGGGCGGGGGTCTCTCCCGCCACGGTCTCGCGCTTCCTGCGGGGCCAGCGGGTGCGCTCGTACGAGGCGATCCAGGCCGCCATCGACGAGCTGGGCTACTGGCCGAGTGCCGCGGCGCAGTCGCTGAAGTCCGGGCGCACGAACACGATCGGCGTCGTCGTCCCGGACATCACGAACCCCTACTTCGCCGCGGTGGTCAAGGGCATGGAGTCCGTCACCCGTACGGAGCCCTACCGCATCCTGCTCGCCAACAGCGACGAGAGCAGCGAGCAGGAGGACGACGTGCTGGCGGACCTGGTGCGCAGGGTCGACGGCATCATCCTCGCCCCCGCCACCGAGCAGGATCAGACGCCGCTGCACGTGCGCGACGCCGACGTGCCCCTGGTGTTCGTGGACCGCGATCTGGCGGGCGGCGAACGGTTCGACGCCGTGCTGGTCGACAACGAGGGCGGCGGCAAGCAGGCGGCCGAGCACCTGCTGGCCCTCGGGCACACCAAGGTGGCCGCGATCAGCGGCACCCTGGACACCACCCCCGGGCGGCTGCGGCGCGAAGGGTTCGTCGGGACGCTCGCCCAGGCGGGCGTCGAGGTGCCGCCCGAGTACGACCTGGTCGGCGACTTCAAGGAGCACAGCGGCTACCAGCTCACGCTGTCCCTGCTGTCGCTGCCCGAGCCGCCCACCGCCATCTTCGCCGCCAACAACCTCATGACGCTGGGCGTGCTCAAGGCGCTGCACGACATGCGGATCGACATCCCCGGCCAGATCAGCCTGATCGGCTTCGACGACCTGGACACCGGCCCGCTGCTCAAGCCGCCCCTGACCGTCATCGACCGGCCGATGGTCGAGCAGGGCGTGCTCGCCATGCGCCTGCTGCTGCGCCGGCTCGACCCCGACGAGACCGGCGGCAACGCCAGCCGCGTCGTCCTGGACACCAAGCTGATCGAACGCGCCTCCACCGCCCCGCCGGGCGGCTGGCCGGCCCCCTCACGCACGAGAAAGACCCGATCGCGATGA
- a CDS encoding alpha-L-fucosidase — MSDSRIDEFRQRRFGLFIHWGLYALAARHEWVKQREHMSDEQYQRYFERFDPDLYDPDAWAEAAQRAGMRYTVLTSKHHDGFCLWDSALTDYCVSGTPYGKDLIGPFVEAFRGRGLGVGFYYSLLDWHHPDFPIDGLHPSYVEGGTFPDRDVTKYADYLHGQVEELLTRYGPIDTLWFDFSYAGRVKQGKPVYGGKGKAEWRSEELVDKIRRIQPDILINNRLELPGDFTTPEQFQPPAPLSTVWEACQTLNGSWGYDRDNKAWKSPGLLIRMLIDSVSKDGNLLLNVGPNGRGEFEPRALDTLREIGDWMRLHGRSIHGAGTSRFQAPEHCRYTQRGDRLYVHVFSWPYRHLHLPGLAGKVRYAQLLNDASEIRMWAPDPKVDNGNVNFFTIPEGTLTLELPVEPPDVAVPVIELFL; from the coding sequence ATGTCCGATTCCCGTATCGACGAATTCCGGCAGCGCAGGTTCGGCCTGTTCATCCACTGGGGGCTCTACGCGCTGGCCGCCCGCCACGAGTGGGTCAAGCAGCGCGAGCACATGTCCGACGAGCAGTACCAGCGCTACTTCGAGCGCTTCGACCCCGATCTGTACGACCCCGACGCCTGGGCCGAGGCCGCGCAGCGCGCGGGGATGCGCTACACCGTGCTGACCTCCAAGCACCACGACGGCTTCTGCCTGTGGGACTCGGCCCTGACCGACTACTGCGTGAGCGGCACCCCGTACGGCAAGGACCTGATCGGCCCGTTCGTCGAGGCGTTCAGGGGCAGGGGCCTCGGGGTCGGGTTCTACTACTCGCTGCTGGACTGGCATCACCCGGACTTCCCGATCGACGGGCTGCACCCGTCGTACGTCGAGGGCGGCACGTTCCCCGACCGCGATGTCACGAAATATGCGGACTATCTGCATGGGCAGGTCGAGGAGCTGCTCACCCGCTACGGCCCCATCGACACGCTGTGGTTCGACTTCTCCTACGCCGGCCGGGTCAAGCAGGGCAAGCCGGTCTACGGCGGCAAGGGCAAGGCCGAGTGGCGCTCGGAGGAGCTGGTCGACAAGATCCGCCGCATCCAGCCGGACATCCTCATCAACAACCGGCTGGAGCTGCCGGGCGACTTCACCACGCCGGAGCAGTTCCAGCCCCCCGCCCCGCTGTCCACGGTCTGGGAGGCCTGCCAGACGCTGAACGGAAGCTGGGGCTACGACCGGGACAACAAGGCGTGGAAGTCGCCCGGCCTGCTGATCCGGATGCTGATCGACTCGGTCTCCAAGGACGGCAACCTGCTGCTCAACGTGGGGCCCAACGGCCGGGGCGAGTTCGAGCCCCGGGCGCTCGACACGCTGCGGGAGATCGGCGACTGGATGCGGCTGCACGGCCGGTCGATCCACGGGGCGGGGACGAGCCGGTTCCAGGCTCCCGAGCACTGCCGCTACACCCAGCGCGGCGACCGGCTCTACGTGCACGTCTTCTCCTGGCCGTACCGGCACCTGCACCTGCCGGGGCTGGCGGGCAAGGTCCGCTACGCGCAGCTGCTCAACGACGCCTCGGAGATCCGCATGTGGGCGCCCGACCCGAAGGTCGACAACGGGAACGTCAACTTCTTCACGATCCCCGAGGGCACCCTCACCCTCGAGCTTCCCGTGGAGCCGCCGGACGTGGCCGTCCCGGTGATCGAGCTCTTCCTCTGA
- a CDS encoding ABC transporter substrate-binding protein: MDNPLRGLNTAGLNRRQLLSLAAMAAAAVPLTACGSGERTRQAGPASSASGDSAVINPDRPESALFPYAEAEKLFDSLPWPKTDVPEPTSKVTVTVAIIPGQRHEVRHAQFAKFIKKRHPNIEIKVEVTPFDDFRTKYLTGAASGVLPDIMYSQFQWGQSFIKNNLYLPLDDYIAATPEFNRADFSKAALSYWERDGKLYALGTDSAPKLLFYNKEIFEKAGAKVPDASWTWDKLMEAARGLVSGTGAQKVFGFTPVPKPTSDLTATFLLAHGGRYLTADETRCVIQEPASRDILKRWIDLLIKDKAMPDLAETQATAKVEPFTLGRGALYVGGAWNIVTLLTLPAEQQFEWSLTHVPSGPEGRFTPVLGSAFGITSRTRNPEAAWIVLNSLRSYAGHRFFLDTPPSRLSAFEENLQDLKLDKEVIDTTKDSLHKYGTSDGVLRLPATPKLEDLTKPIWERVMSGSLSVDEGLKQVAERVTPMLAENV; this comes from the coding sequence ATGGACAACCCCCTGCGCGGCCTGAACACCGCCGGCCTGAACCGGCGCCAGCTGCTCAGCCTCGCCGCCATGGCCGCGGCGGCCGTACCCCTCACCGCCTGCGGGAGCGGCGAGCGCACCCGCCAGGCCGGCCCGGCCTCCTCGGCGTCCGGCGACTCCGCGGTCATCAACCCGGACCGGCCGGAGAGCGCGCTGTTCCCCTACGCCGAGGCGGAGAAGCTCTTCGACTCGCTGCCCTGGCCCAAGACCGACGTGCCGGAGCCCACGTCCAAGGTCACCGTCACCGTCGCGATCATCCCGGGCCAGCGGCACGAGGTGCGGCACGCGCAGTTCGCCAAGTTCATCAAGAAGCGGCATCCGAACATCGAGATCAAGGTGGAGGTCACGCCGTTCGACGACTTCCGCACCAAGTACCTGACGGGCGCCGCCAGCGGCGTGCTGCCCGACATCATGTACTCGCAGTTCCAGTGGGGGCAGAGCTTCATCAAGAACAACCTGTACCTGCCGCTGGACGACTACATCGCGGCCACGCCCGAGTTCAACCGCGCGGACTTCTCCAAGGCGGCGCTCAGCTACTGGGAACGTGACGGCAAGCTCTACGCGCTGGGCACCGACTCGGCGCCCAAGCTGCTCTTCTACAACAAGGAGATCTTCGAGAAGGCGGGCGCGAAGGTCCCCGACGCCTCCTGGACCTGGGACAAGCTCATGGAGGCGGCACGCGGGCTGGTCTCGGGCACGGGCGCGCAGAAGGTCTTCGGGTTCACGCCGGTGCCCAAACCCACCAGTGACCTCACCGCGACGTTCCTGCTCGCCCACGGCGGCCGCTACCTGACGGCCGACGAGACCAGGTGCGTGATCCAGGAGCCGGCCAGCCGCGACATCCTCAAGCGCTGGATCGACCTGCTGATCAAGGACAAGGCGATGCCCGACCTGGCCGAGACGCAGGCGACGGCGAAGGTGGAGCCGTTCACGCTGGGCCGGGGCGCCCTGTACGTCGGCGGCGCGTGGAACATCGTCACCCTGCTCACCCTGCCCGCCGAGCAGCAGTTCGAGTGGAGCCTGACGCACGTGCCCAGCGGTCCCGAGGGCCGGTTCACCCCGGTCCTGGGCAGCGCCTTCGGCATCACCAGCAGGACGCGCAACCCCGAGGCGGCGTGGATCGTGCTCAACTCCCTGCGCTCCTACGCCGGCCACCGGTTCTTCCTCGACACCCCGCCGTCGCGGCTGTCGGCGTTCGAGGAGAACCTCCAGGACCTCAAGCTCGACAAGGAGGTGATCGACACCACCAAGGACTCGCTGCACAAGTACGGCACCAGCGACGGCGTGCTGCGCCTGCCCGCGACGCCCAAGCTCGAGGACCTGACCAAGCCGATCTGGGAACGGGTCATGTCGGGGTCGCTGTCGGTGGACGAGGGGCTCAAGCAGGTCGCCGAGCGGGTCACGCCGATGCTCGCGGAGAACGTCTGA
- a CDS encoding carbohydrate ABC transporter permease, which yields MAASPLARREARRFHLFALPWSIGFVFFTGGPIVVSLVLSFTRYELLESPRWVGLDNYAQLLRDPDFWMATRNTVYFGAASAAAGVVYSLAAALLLNIKVRGQAIFRTIIYMPSVISGIATALLWIHVLHPDYGLVNYLIGLVGVQGPGWLTDASWAIPGLVIMTTWTTGNAMIIFLAGLQGVPASLYEAAHIDGAGWWSRFRHVTVPMMSPVIFFNLVVGFIGSLQAYQLILFMTDGGPANSTLVLGLYVYRYAFKYFEMGYASTIAWALFFLVIVFTVIQFGLARRWVHYEVK from the coding sequence ATGGCCGCCTCCCCGCTCGCCCGGCGCGAGGCCCGCCGGTTCCACCTGTTCGCCCTGCCGTGGAGCATCGGCTTCGTCTTCTTCACCGGCGGGCCCATCGTCGTGTCGCTGGTGCTCAGCTTCACCCGCTACGAGCTGCTGGAGTCCCCGCGGTGGGTGGGCCTGGACAACTACGCCCAGCTGCTGCGCGACCCCGACTTCTGGATGGCGACGCGGAACACCGTGTACTTCGGCGCCGCCTCCGCCGCGGCCGGTGTCGTCTACAGCCTCGCCGCGGCGCTGCTGCTCAACATCAAGGTGCGCGGGCAGGCGATCTTCCGGACGATCATCTACATGCCGTCAGTGATCTCCGGCATCGCCACCGCCCTCCTCTGGATCCACGTGCTCCATCCCGACTACGGCCTGGTCAACTACCTGATCGGCCTCGTGGGCGTGCAGGGGCCCGGGTGGTTGACCGACGCGAGCTGGGCGATCCCCGGCCTGGTCATCATGACGACCTGGACCACCGGGAACGCGATGATCATCTTCCTGGCCGGGCTGCAGGGCGTGCCCGCCTCGCTGTACGAGGCCGCGCACATCGACGGCGCCGGCTGGTGGAGCAGGTTCAGGCACGTGACGGTCCCGATGATGTCGCCGGTCATCTTCTTCAACCTGGTCGTGGGCTTCATCGGCAGCCTGCAGGCGTACCAGCTCATCCTGTTCATGACCGACGGAGGGCCGGCCAACTCCACCCTGGTCCTGGGCCTGTACGTCTACCGCTACGCCTTCAAGTACTTCGAGATGGGCTACGCCTCGACGATCGCCTGGGCGCTGTTCTTCCTCGTCATCGTGTTCACCGTGATCCAGTTCGGGCTCGCGCGCCGCTGGGTCCACTACGAGGTCAAGTAG
- a CDS encoding carbohydrate ABC transporter permease, translating into MAIKVLPAQARPVAKRPVAPAQAERIRRVQRLTAYALLVLASAASLLPLLWMLTTALKPAGAVLEFPPRFLPDVFTWSNFPDAWTSLPFNTFLVNSVVVTTLSIVGNLISCILPAYAFARLRSRMRGMAFTLMLGTMMIPAQVVIVPRFLLFSQLDLVDTFWPLFLPNFFGTALYIFLLRQFFTTIPQELVEAARIDGAGELRILWRIMIPLSKPAIATVTLLSFVGAWGEYIDPLIYLRSTENYTIPLGISLFRGQYSDDYNLMMAVSILALVPVIAVFLAAQKYFIRGIMLTGMAGR; encoded by the coding sequence ATGGCAATCAAGGTCCTGCCCGCACAGGCCCGCCCGGTGGCGAAGCGGCCCGTCGCCCCCGCCCAGGCCGAGCGGATCCGCCGGGTCCAGCGGCTGACGGCCTACGCGCTCCTCGTCCTGGCCTCGGCGGCCAGCCTGCTCCCGCTGCTGTGGATGCTGACCACCGCGCTCAAACCGGCCGGAGCCGTGCTGGAGTTTCCGCCGAGGTTCCTCCCCGACGTCTTCACCTGGTCCAACTTCCCCGACGCGTGGACGAGCCTGCCCTTCAACACCTTCCTGGTCAACAGCGTCGTGGTGACCACGCTGTCGATCGTGGGCAACCTCATCTCCTGCATCCTGCCCGCCTACGCCTTCGCGCGGCTGCGCTCGCGGATGCGCGGCATGGCCTTCACGCTGATGCTGGGCACGATGATGATCCCCGCACAGGTGGTCATCGTGCCGAGGTTCCTGCTGTTCTCCCAGCTGGACCTGGTGGACACCTTCTGGCCGCTGTTCCTGCCCAACTTCTTCGGCACCGCGCTGTACATCTTCCTGCTCAGGCAGTTCTTCACCACGATCCCGCAGGAGCTGGTGGAGGCGGCGCGCATCGACGGCGCGGGAGAGCTGCGGATCCTGTGGCGGATCATGATCCCGCTGTCCAAGCCGGCGATCGCGACCGTGACGCTGCTGTCGTTCGTCGGGGCCTGGGGCGAGTACATCGATCCGCTCATCTACCTGCGCTCCACGGAGAACTACACGATCCCGCTCGGCATCTCGCTGTTCCGCGGCCAGTACTCCGACGACTACAACCTCATGATGGCGGTGTCCATACTCGCCCTGGTCCCGGTCATCGCGGTGTTCCTGGCGGCGCAGAAGTACTTCATCAGGGGGATCATGCTCACCGGCATGGCGGGCAGGTAG
- a CDS encoding Gfo/Idh/MocA family protein, with protein MTTTFGAIGSGRRTRFFLRLAAAMPDRLRVGGVVTRSAERAEEVTAEWGVPAFRSIGELLRHERPDYLAAAVPWAAMPDAIREVAGHGIPVLAETPPAPDLAGLRSLWRDVGGTGLVQVAEQYLLMPGHAARLALVREGVIGEPTSVQVSSTHLYHAVSLIRGLLGIGFEAAEVRAGAFEAPLADPLGFGGWSGDDTPQRLTTTIATLDFGGRMGLYDFTDNQWWNPLRTRRIVVRGSIGELVDDRVIRLVDPTTPVESALIRRDTGVDLNLELRDLKHISFDGRVVYRNPFEGASRSDDDIAVADLLERTGAWARQEGPPPYPLAEACQDHLLSLAIGESAKTGGPVTTGKEAWAE; from the coding sequence ATGACCACGACGTTCGGCGCGATCGGCAGCGGGCGGCGGACCCGGTTCTTCCTGCGGCTGGCGGCGGCGATGCCGGACCGGCTGCGGGTCGGCGGCGTCGTGACCCGCAGCGCGGAGCGGGCCGAAGAGGTCACCGCCGAATGGGGTGTGCCGGCCTTCCGCTCGATCGGCGAGCTGCTGCGGCACGAGCGGCCCGACTACCTCGCCGCGGCGGTGCCGTGGGCCGCGATGCCGGACGCGATCCGAGAGGTGGCCGGGCACGGGATCCCGGTCCTCGCCGAGACGCCACCCGCGCCGGACCTGGCCGGGCTGCGCTCGTTGTGGCGGGACGTGGGCGGCACTGGTCTGGTCCAGGTGGCCGAGCAGTATCTGCTGATGCCCGGGCACGCGGCCCGGCTGGCGCTCGTCCGGGAGGGCGTGATCGGCGAGCCGACCTCGGTCCAGGTCTCCTCGACCCACCTCTATCACGCGGTGTCGCTGATCCGCGGCCTGCTGGGCATCGGGTTCGAGGCCGCCGAGGTGCGCGCCGGCGCGTTCGAGGCGCCGCTCGCCGACCCGCTGGGGTTCGGCGGGTGGAGCGGCGACGACACGCCGCAGCGGCTGACCACGACCATCGCCACCCTCGACTTCGGCGGCAGGATGGGCCTGTACGACTTCACCGACAACCAGTGGTGGAATCCCCTGCGGACGCGGCGCATCGTGGTGCGCGGCTCGATCGGCGAGCTGGTCGACGACCGGGTGATCCGGCTGGTCGACCCCACGACGCCGGTGGAGTCCGCGCTGATCCGGCGGGACACCGGCGTCGACCTCAACCTGGAGCTGCGCGACCTCAAGCACATCAGCTTCGACGGGCGGGTGGTCTACCGCAACCCGTTCGAGGGCGCGTCCCGGTCGGACGACGACATCGCGGTGGCGGACCTCCTCGAACGCACGGGCGCCTGGGCCCGCCAGGAGGGGCCACCGCCGTACCCGCTGGCCGAGGCCTGCCAGGACCACCTGCTCAGCCTGGCCATCGGGGAGTCGGCGAAGACCGGCGGCCCGGTCACCACCGGCAAGGAGGCGTGGGCGGAGTGA